A genomic region of Caulobacter vibrioides contains the following coding sequences:
- a CDS encoding glycosyltransferase family 4 protein, which yields MRILLATDAWEPQVNGVVRTLSRVTEELRAMGHVVDVVSPDQFPTFPLPTYPEIKLAIGAYEPVQERFKLFEPEAIHIATEGPIGLAARRICLEWKLPFTTSYHTKFPEYVSARLPLPLAAGYTYMRWFHKPSGRLMVATPTMRDELAKHGFRNLSPWSRGVDTDIFKPRQPDEPDLFEGLARPIFLNVGRVAVEKNIEAFASLDLPGTKVVIGDGPQREELAEKYPEVKFLGAKFGDELGRYFGCADVFCFPSLTDTFGLVILEAMAAGVPVAAFSAPGPVDIIPGSNAGVLAPGQTEGLREACLACLDLDRTVVRKFAERFSWRACAEEFFRNLQPYPEPEKTRFWRRLRRLARLRKKTAA from the coding sequence ATGCGAATACTGCTTGCGACCGATGCGTGGGAGCCCCAGGTCAACGGGGTGGTTCGGACCCTGAGCCGTGTGACTGAAGAGTTGCGGGCCATGGGCCACGTGGTCGACGTGGTCAGTCCTGACCAATTCCCGACCTTCCCGCTGCCGACCTATCCGGAAATCAAGCTGGCCATCGGCGCCTATGAACCGGTGCAGGAGCGCTTCAAGCTGTTCGAGCCCGAGGCGATCCACATCGCCACCGAGGGGCCGATCGGCCTGGCCGCGCGGCGGATCTGCCTGGAATGGAAGCTGCCGTTCACCACCAGCTACCATACCAAGTTCCCCGAATATGTCTCGGCGCGCCTGCCGCTGCCGCTGGCGGCCGGCTACACCTACATGCGCTGGTTCCACAAGCCGTCGGGCCGTCTGATGGTGGCCACGCCGACCATGCGCGACGAGCTGGCCAAGCACGGCTTCCGCAACCTCTCGCCGTGGTCGCGCGGGGTGGACACCGACATCTTCAAGCCCCGCCAGCCGGACGAACCGGACCTGTTCGAGGGCCTGGCGCGGCCGATCTTCCTCAATGTCGGCCGGGTGGCCGTGGAGAAGAACATCGAGGCCTTCGCCAGCCTTGATTTGCCGGGCACCAAGGTCGTGATCGGCGATGGGCCCCAGCGCGAAGAGCTGGCCGAGAAGTATCCCGAGGTGAAGTTCCTGGGCGCCAAGTTCGGAGACGAGCTGGGTCGCTATTTCGGCTGCGCCGACGTGTTCTGCTTCCCGTCGCTCACCGACACTTTCGGCCTCGTCATCCTGGAAGCCATGGCCGCCGGCGTGCCGGTGGCGGCGTTCTCGGCCCCGGGTCCGGTGGACATCATCCCCGGCTCCAATGCCGGCGTCCTGGCGCCGGGCCAGACCGAAGGCCTTCGCGAGGCGTGCCTGGCGTGCCTGGATCTGGACCGCACCGTGGTGCGCAAGTTCGCCGAACGGTTCTCGTGGCGCGCCTGCGCCGAGGAGTTCTTCCGCAACCTGCAGCCCTATCCGGAACCGGAAAAGACCCGCTTCTGGCGGCGACTGCGGCGCCTGGCGCGCCTGCGCAAGAAGACGGCGGCTTAA
- a CDS encoding HTTM domain-containing protein codes for MSLELARRLVEILLALALIQQSLEHLRGFRDERVLFGARIVLAVLVLAGVAGPWPLVGLAGLSLLILHRFQGPYNGGSDRMGLLILWCLALSSLAPTPILAELAFGYLGAQLTLSYFISGWVKVVNPDWRSGRALRDVFQFSAYPVAESLRGFADRPRLLRAMSWGVMGFELVFPLTLLWPPALMVGLVVAGTFHLANACLFGLNRFFWTWLSAYPAILWLQGRVF; via the coding sequence ATGAGCCTGGAGCTGGCCCGTCGCCTCGTCGAGATCCTGCTGGCCCTGGCGCTGATCCAGCAGAGCCTGGAGCACCTGCGCGGGTTCCGCGATGAGCGCGTCCTGTTCGGCGCGCGGATCGTCCTGGCGGTCCTAGTGCTGGCGGGCGTCGCTGGCCCCTGGCCGCTGGTCGGGCTGGCGGGTTTGTCGCTGCTGATCCTGCACCGCTTCCAGGGGCCCTATAACGGCGGCAGCGACCGGATGGGGCTCTTGATCCTCTGGTGCCTGGCGCTGTCGAGCCTGGCGCCGACCCCGATCCTGGCCGAGCTGGCCTTCGGCTATCTGGGGGCGCAGCTGACCCTGTCCTATTTCATCTCAGGCTGGGTCAAGGTGGTGAACCCCGACTGGCGCTCGGGGCGGGCGCTAAGGGACGTCTTCCAGTTCTCGGCCTATCCGGTGGCCGAGAGCCTGCGCGGCTTCGCCGACCGACCTCGGCTCTTGCGAGCCATGTCCTGGGGCGTGATGGGCTTTGAGCTTGTGTTCCCGCTGACCCTGCTGTGGCCGCCGGCCCTGATGGTCGGTCTGGTCGTGGCCGGAACCTTCCACCTGGCCAACGCCTGCCTGTTCGGGCTCAACCGCTTCTTCTGGACGTGGCTGAGCGCCTATCCGGCGATCCTGTGGCTGCAGGGGCGGGTGTTTTAA
- the gcvPB gene encoding aminomethyl-transferring glycine dehydrogenase subunit GcvPB, whose amino-acid sequence MSMNNVGRPTRPEAANDAANGHETLTGARGLLQDEALIFELDGWNKTGVDLPPVTAAPSSDLAGLLRDAPIGLPGLSEPETVRHYVRLSQKNHAIDLALYPLGSCTMKHNPRLNEKMARLPGFSDIHPLQPQSTVQGALELMDRLAHWLKTLTGMPAVALTPKAGAHGELCGLLAIRAAHEAAGNGHRKTVLAPTSAHGTNPATAAFVGYTVVEIAQTEDGRVDLADLESKLGDHVAAIMVTNPNTCGLFERDVVEIARLTHAAGAYFYCDGANFNAIVGRVRPGDLGVDAMHINLHKTFSTPHGGGGPGAGPVVLSEALAPFAPTPWLTHGDNGFELAEHAGDDDAKTAFGRMSAFHGQMGMYVRAYAYMLSHGADGLRQVAEDAVLNANYIKAKLKDVMTPAFPEGPCMHEALFDDRWLEGTGVTTLDFAKAMIDEGFHPMTMYFPLVVHGAMLIEPTETESKHELDRFITALRALAGAAKAGDVERFKGAPFHAPLRRLDETQAARKPRLRWKPVAAAPLAAE is encoded by the coding sequence ATGAGCATGAACAATGTCGGCCGCCCCACGCGTCCCGAAGCCGCCAACGACGCCGCCAACGGTCACGAGACCCTGACCGGCGCTCGCGGTCTGCTGCAGGACGAGGCCCTGATCTTTGAACTGGACGGCTGGAACAAGACCGGCGTCGATCTGCCGCCCGTCACCGCCGCGCCGTCCAGCGACCTCGCTGGCCTGCTGCGCGACGCGCCGATCGGCCTGCCGGGCCTGTCGGAGCCGGAGACCGTCCGCCACTACGTGCGCCTCAGCCAAAAGAACCACGCCATCGACCTGGCGCTGTATCCGCTGGGCTCGTGCACGATGAAGCACAACCCGCGCCTGAACGAGAAGATGGCGCGCCTGCCCGGCTTCTCGGACATCCACCCCCTGCAACCGCAATCGACGGTGCAGGGCGCGCTGGAGCTGATGGACCGTCTGGCCCACTGGCTGAAGACCCTGACCGGCATGCCCGCCGTCGCCCTGACGCCCAAGGCCGGCGCCCATGGCGAGCTGTGCGGCCTGCTGGCCATCCGCGCCGCCCACGAGGCGGCCGGCAACGGCCACCGCAAGACGGTCCTGGCGCCCACCAGCGCCCACGGCACCAACCCGGCCACGGCGGCCTTCGTCGGCTACACCGTCGTCGAGATCGCCCAGACGGAAGACGGCCGCGTTGATCTGGCGGACCTGGAGTCCAAGCTCGGCGACCACGTGGCCGCCATCATGGTCACCAACCCCAACACCTGCGGCCTGTTCGAGCGCGACGTCGTCGAGATCGCCCGTCTGACCCACGCGGCCGGGGCCTATTTCTACTGCGACGGCGCCAACTTCAACGCCATTGTCGGCCGGGTGCGTCCGGGCGATCTGGGCGTCGACGCCATGCACATCAACCTGCACAAGACCTTCTCGACGCCCCACGGCGGCGGTGGTCCGGGCGCGGGTCCGGTGGTGCTCTCCGAGGCACTGGCGCCGTTCGCGCCGACGCCCTGGCTGACCCACGGCGACAACGGCTTTGAGCTGGCCGAGCACGCCGGCGACGACGACGCCAAGACCGCCTTTGGCCGCATGAGCGCCTTCCACGGTCAGATGGGCATGTATGTCCGCGCCTACGCCTACATGCTCAGCCACGGCGCTGACGGCCTGCGCCAGGTGGCCGAGGACGCCGTCCTCAACGCCAACTACATCAAGGCGAAGCTCAAGGACGTGATGACCCCGGCCTTCCCCGAAGGGCCGTGCATGCACGAGGCTCTGTTCGACGATCGCTGGCTGGAAGGCACCGGCGTGACCACGCTCGACTTCGCCAAGGCGATGATCGACGAGGGATTCCACCCGATGACCATGTACTTCCCACTGGTCGTCCACGGCGCGATGCTGATCGAGCCGACCGAAACCGAGAGCAAGCACGAGCTGGATCGCTTCATTACCGCCCTGCGCGCCCTGGCGGGCGCCGCCAAGGCCGGCGACGTCGAGCGGTTCAAGGGCGCGCCCTTCCACGCGCCGCTCCGGCGCCTGGACGAGACCCAGGCCGCCCGCAAGCCCCGGTTGAGGTGGAAACCTGTTGCTGCGGCGCCACTAGCGGCTGAATAG
- the gcvPA gene encoding aminomethyl-transferring glycine dehydrogenase subunit GcvPA has product MRYLPLTPEDRVEMLGAIGVKSINDLFVDVPVSARRDAPVDLPHHAGELDVEREMAGLARRNRAAGEGPFFCGAGAYRHHVPATVDHIIQRSEFLTSYTPYQPEIAQGTLQVLFEFQTQVAALTGMEVANASLYDGSTGAAEAVMMAQRVTRRNKAVMSGGVHPHYVGAIETLAHAAGVATQALPAAVDAEDAVIAAIDADTACVVVQTPNVFGTVTDVSKIAEAAQAAGALLIVVTTEAVSFGLLKSPGEMGADIAVAEGQSIGNGLNFGGPYVGLFACKEKFVRQMPGRLCGETVDADGKRGFVLTLSTREQHIRRDKATSNICTNSGLCALAFSIHMSLLGETGLRQLAAVNHQKALALRDALKAVPGVEILTPRFFNEFAIKVPGKAAEVVETLAAHGVIAGVPFSRLDAKAGLDDVLLVAATETTLDIDINVFAKALTKVFAQ; this is encoded by the coding sequence ATGCGCTACCTCCCCCTGACCCCCGAAGACCGCGTCGAGATGCTCGGCGCGATCGGCGTCAAGTCGATCAACGACCTCTTTGTCGACGTGCCGGTCTCGGCCCGTCGCGACGCGCCGGTGGACCTGCCGCACCATGCCGGCGAACTGGACGTCGAGCGTGAGATGGCGGGCCTGGCCCGTCGCAATCGCGCCGCGGGGGAGGGGCCGTTCTTCTGCGGCGCCGGCGCCTATCGCCACCATGTGCCGGCCACGGTCGACCACATCATCCAGCGGTCGGAGTTCCTGACCAGCTACACGCCGTATCAGCCGGAAATCGCCCAGGGCACCTTGCAGGTCCTGTTCGAGTTCCAGACCCAGGTCGCGGCCCTGACCGGCATGGAAGTGGCCAACGCCTCGCTCTATGACGGCTCCACCGGCGCGGCCGAGGCCGTGATGATGGCCCAGCGCGTCACCCGCCGGAACAAGGCGGTGATGTCGGGCGGCGTGCACCCGCACTATGTCGGCGCCATCGAGACCCTGGCCCACGCCGCCGGCGTCGCCACCCAGGCCCTGCCGGCCGCCGTCGACGCCGAGGATGCGGTGATCGCCGCCATCGACGCCGACACCGCCTGCGTTGTCGTCCAGACCCCGAACGTGTTCGGCACGGTCACCGACGTGAGCAAGATCGCCGAGGCGGCGCAAGCCGCCGGCGCGCTGCTGATTGTCGTCACCACCGAAGCCGTCTCGTTTGGCCTGCTGAAGTCGCCCGGCGAGATGGGCGCGGACATCGCCGTGGCCGAGGGCCAGTCGATCGGCAACGGCCTGAACTTCGGCGGCCCCTATGTCGGCCTCTTCGCCTGCAAGGAAAAGTTCGTCCGCCAGATGCCGGGCCGCCTGTGCGGCGAGACGGTCGACGCCGACGGCAAGCGCGGCTTCGTGCTGACCCTGTCGACCCGCGAACAGCACATCCGTCGCGACAAGGCCACCAGCAACATCTGCACCAACAGCGGCCTGTGCGCCCTGGCCTTCTCGATCCATATGAGCCTGTTGGGCGAGACGGGCCTGCGCCAACTGGCGGCGGTCAACCACCAGAAGGCCCTGGCCCTGCGTGACGCGCTGAAGGCCGTGCCGGGCGTCGAGATCCTCACGCCCCGCTTCTTCAACGAGTTCGCCATCAAGGTTCCGGGCAAGGCCGCCGAGGTCGTCGAGACCCTGGCCGCCCACGGCGTCATCGCCGGCGTGCCGTTCTCGCGCCTCGACGCCAAGGCCGGCCTCGACGACGTGTTGCTGGTCGCTGCCACCGAGACCACGCTCGATATCGACATCAATGTTTTCGCCAAGGCCCTGACCAAGGTGTTCGCCCAATGA
- the gcvH gene encoding glycine cleavage system protein GcvH yields the protein MRFTKDHEWVIVEGDVATVGITAYAAEQLGDVVFVETPEAGKVVKQGEGLAVVESVKAASDVYAPVSGEVIEGNGELAGAPETVNALPESGGWFAKIKLANPAEVDALMDRDAYEAFLGTL from the coding sequence ATGCGTTTCACCAAGGATCACGAGTGGGTCATCGTCGAGGGCGATGTGGCCACGGTCGGCATCACCGCCTACGCCGCCGAGCAGCTGGGCGACGTCGTGTTCGTCGAGACCCCAGAAGCGGGCAAGGTCGTCAAGCAGGGCGAAGGCCTGGCCGTCGTCGAGAGCGTCAAGGCCGCCTCTGACGTTTACGCCCCGGTGTCGGGCGAGGTGATCGAGGGCAACGGCGAGCTGGCCGGCGCGCCCGAAACCGTCAACGCCCTGCCGGAAAGCGGCGGCTGGTTCGCCAAGATCAAGCTCGCCAACCCGGCTGAAGTCGACGCCCTGATGGACCGCGACGCCTACGAAGCCTTCCTGGGCACTCTGTAG
- the gcvT gene encoding glycine cleavage system aminomethyltransferase GcvT has protein sequence MSSQDSSDQDLKKTPLYDAHVAAGARMVPFAGYSMPVQYKDGVLKEHLWTREHTGLFDVSHMGQARIRGENPAKSFEKVVSADYQGLKAGKQRYGVLLNADGGIVDDLMTARPDEDGLFVVVNGACKDNDYAIIARELAGEASVTRLEDCALLALQGPEAAAVLAAHVPEAAQMVFMDARALSAFGVDAIISRSGYTGEDGYEISVPADAAERVWNTLLADERVKPIGLGARDSLRLEAGLPLYGHDLDETVSPIEAGLNFAVGKSRREAGDYLGAARIGKELAGELSRVRVNLKVLEGAPAREGAEIADEAGNVIGKVTSGGFAPSLGVPIAIGFAPPAYAAVGTKLKVIVRGKPAAAEVVASPFVPNRYVRKL, from the coding sequence TTGTCCAGCCAAGACTCGTCCGATCAAGATCTGAAGAAGACTCCGCTCTACGACGCCCATGTGGCGGCGGGCGCGCGTATGGTTCCGTTCGCGGGCTATTCCATGCCGGTGCAGTACAAGGACGGGGTGCTGAAAGAGCATCTCTGGACCCGCGAGCACACCGGTCTGTTCGACGTCTCGCACATGGGCCAGGCCCGCATCCGGGGCGAGAACCCGGCCAAGAGCTTCGAGAAGGTCGTCTCGGCCGACTATCAGGGCCTGAAGGCCGGCAAGCAGCGCTATGGCGTGCTGCTGAACGCCGACGGCGGCATCGTCGATGACCTGATGACCGCTCGGCCGGACGAAGACGGCCTGTTCGTCGTCGTCAACGGCGCCTGCAAGGATAACGATTACGCCATCATCGCTCGGGAACTGGCCGGCGAAGCCTCCGTGACCCGCCTGGAAGACTGCGCGCTGCTGGCGTTGCAGGGCCCCGAGGCCGCCGCCGTGCTGGCCGCCCATGTGCCGGAAGCCGCGCAGATGGTGTTCATGGACGCTCGCGCCCTGAGCGCCTTTGGCGTCGATGCGATCATCTCGCGCTCGGGCTATACCGGCGAGGACGGTTACGAGATTTCGGTGCCCGCCGACGCCGCCGAGCGGGTGTGGAACACCCTGCTGGCCGATGAACGGGTCAAGCCGATCGGCCTGGGCGCGCGTGACAGCCTGCGCCTGGAAGCCGGCCTGCCGCTCTATGGCCATGACCTGGACGAGACCGTCTCGCCGATCGAGGCGGGCCTGAACTTCGCCGTCGGCAAGTCGCGCCGCGAGGCCGGCGACTATCTGGGCGCGGCCCGCATCGGCAAGGAACTGGCCGGGGAGCTGTCGCGCGTCCGTGTGAACCTGAAGGTGCTGGAAGGCGCGCCGGCGCGCGAAGGCGCCGAGATCGCCGACGAAGCAGGCAATGTCATCGGCAAGGTGACCAGCGGCGGCTTCGCGCCCAGCCTCGGCGTCCCGATCGCCATCGGTTTCGCCCCGCCCGCCTATGCGGCGGTGGGGACCAAGCTCAAGGTCATCGTCCGAGGCAAGCCGGCCGCCGCCGAGGTGGTGGCCAGCCCGTTCGTTCCGAACCGTTACGTCCGCAAACTCTAA
- a CDS encoding ORF6N domain-containing protein, producing the protein MTNLIDPIHAPAPPAVFEVRRQWVVLDADLARLFQVETRNLNQQVQRNARKFEGFAFRLSNEERANLTSQNVISSDGHGGRRHLPFAFTEHGVVMAATVVKSEQAITATRLIIRVFVEARRKALDGSNLPGLMDARRLPSLEVQTRLTLSGKLNDALGRVLDAIADPVAQTTVRDEARVLAAEGLASLKEHLRTAGVQNEKTLAEVRKLLAEAEALEAETALRVTETQHRQLALLAKQLRLVLVAQQALDRGGVEDLLAVLKDLERS; encoded by the coding sequence ATGACCAACCTTATCGACCCGATCCACGCGCCGGCGCCACCTGCGGTGTTCGAAGTTCGCCGCCAATGGGTGGTCCTGGACGCCGATCTGGCCCGACTTTTCCAGGTGGAAACCAGAAACTTGAACCAGCAGGTTCAGCGGAATGCGCGGAAGTTCGAGGGGTTCGCCTTCAGGCTTTCCAACGAGGAGCGCGCGAACTTGACATCACAAAATGTGATTTCAAGTGACGGGCATGGCGGCCGGCGCCACCTGCCCTTTGCCTTCACCGAACACGGCGTCGTCATGGCCGCGACCGTCGTGAAATCCGAGCAGGCCATCACAGCCACGCGCCTTATCATCCGCGTTTTCGTCGAAGCGCGACGGAAGGCGCTGGACGGCAGCAACCTGCCCGGCCTGATGGACGCGCGGCGACTGCCCTCGCTGGAGGTCCAAACCCGCCTCACCCTCAGCGGAAAGCTGAACGACGCCCTGGGCCGGGTGCTGGACGCCATCGCAGACCCCGTCGCCCAGACCACTGTGCGCGACGAGGCCCGCGTCCTGGCCGCAGAGGGTCTTGCAAGCCTCAAGGAACATCTCCGCACGGCCGGCGTGCAGAACGAGAAGACCCTGGCCGAGGTTCGCAAGCTGCTGGCCGAGGCCGAGGCGCTTGAGGCCGAGACCGCGCTGCGCGTGACCGAGACCCAGCATCGGCAGTTGGCCCTGCTGGCCAAGCAGCTACGACTGGTGCTGGTCGCCCAGCAGGCCCTCGACCGCGGCGGCGTCGAGGATCTGCTGGCCGTCTTGAAGGACCTGGAACGAAGCTAG
- a CDS encoding zinc-dependent metalloprotease — MGKHFIVSLMASACALAMVTPAAAIQKAPAAKASTKSVDKFAEATAGLERKDGLVPVFVDKKDGRILLLLPKPGADGVAGRYLYQTYLRAGLGSNPTGLDRSAPGDTQIIAFRKVGGKVVAQFENWGFSAARGSADERQAVAESFPISSVWSNAIEAEGPDGGLLVDVTAFLTRDAQGVARTLKRSKQGDFRLNDGLSYADTGAVNAFPKNIELEAVQTFVGDEPGSEVRGIVPDPRNVTLVLHHSLVALPEPGYQPRQNDPRVGVIDHTVADYSAPLDEPLVHRLVHRFRLEKTDPTAARSPVKTPIVFYIDRAAPEPVRSALMDGARWWAQAFDAAGFIDAFKVEVLPEGVSPLDARYSVVNWVHRQTRGWSYGHAVVDPRTGEIIKGDVLLGSQRIRQDRLIFEGLAGADATGKGGPNDPIEISLARLRQLATHEIGHSIGLQHNFAASTYGDRASVMDYPAPKIALKDGKLDFTDAYGRGLGAWDKFAIDWLYSPAPAGADEKAWLKAKADRSQAAGLRYVSDEDARSADTAHPLGAVWDNGSDPVAELDHLMAVRKVALDRFGLGNLPKGASVADLRRVVVPIYIFHRYQVDATAKLVGGIDFTYGAEGDGHEASKVVPVAQQAAAVDALLRTLSPAALDLGDKTLDVLNAGQSQGNDKAYDIETFGQGPVFDLPAASEVAADLVWSALFAPARLNRLVEAKRRDPAQLGLEGVMDKAFAAVAFDGKASVRQAELARRVRQRLVVSLAQALNDKTLSPTAAAVIRARLADWGKGLTKAGADGADRAQARFLAGIVADETGARLAALVEGGKAKVDIPPGPPIGETDWFGDILAN; from the coding sequence ATGGGTAAGCATTTTATCGTTTCGCTGATGGCCAGCGCGTGTGCGCTGGCCATGGTCACGCCCGCGGCGGCGATTCAGAAGGCGCCCGCCGCGAAGGCTTCGACCAAGAGCGTCGACAAGTTCGCCGAGGCCACGGCCGGGCTGGAGCGGAAGGACGGCTTGGTCCCGGTGTTCGTCGACAAGAAGGACGGCCGGATTCTGCTGCTGCTGCCCAAGCCTGGCGCCGACGGCGTCGCGGGGCGCTACCTTTACCAGACCTACTTGCGCGCCGGCCTTGGCTCGAACCCGACGGGTTTGGATCGCTCCGCGCCCGGCGACACCCAGATCATCGCCTTCCGCAAGGTGGGCGGCAAGGTCGTGGCGCAGTTCGAGAACTGGGGGTTCTCGGCCGCGCGCGGCTCGGCCGATGAGCGCCAGGCGGTGGCCGAGTCGTTCCCGATCTCGAGCGTCTGGTCCAATGCGATCGAGGCCGAGGGGCCGGACGGTGGCCTGCTGGTCGACGTGACCGCGTTCCTGACCCGTGACGCCCAAGGTGTCGCCAGGACGCTCAAGCGTAGCAAGCAAGGCGATTTCCGCCTGAACGATGGCCTGTCCTACGCCGACACCGGCGCGGTGAACGCTTTCCCCAAGAACATCGAGCTGGAGGCCGTCCAGACGTTCGTCGGCGATGAGCCGGGGTCGGAGGTGCGTGGCATCGTGCCGGATCCGCGCAACGTCACGCTGGTTCTGCACCACTCGTTGGTCGCCTTGCCCGAGCCCGGCTATCAGCCGCGCCAGAACGATCCGCGCGTCGGCGTGATCGACCATACGGTGGCTGACTATTCCGCGCCGCTGGACGAGCCGCTTGTGCATCGCCTCGTCCACCGCTTCCGGCTGGAAAAGACCGACCCGACCGCCGCGCGTTCGCCGGTCAAGACGCCGATCGTGTTCTATATCGACCGCGCCGCGCCTGAACCCGTGCGCTCGGCCCTGATGGATGGCGCGCGCTGGTGGGCGCAGGCCTTCGACGCGGCCGGCTTCATCGACGCCTTCAAGGTCGAGGTTCTGCCCGAAGGGGTCAGCCCGCTGGATGCGCGCTACAGCGTCGTCAACTGGGTGCACCGCCAGACGCGCGGCTGGTCCTACGGCCACGCGGTGGTCGATCCGCGCACCGGCGAGATCATCAAGGGCGACGTGCTGCTGGGCTCGCAGCGCATTCGCCAGGACCGCTTGATCTTCGAGGGCCTGGCCGGCGCCGACGCCACCGGCAAGGGCGGGCCCAACGACCCGATCGAGATCTCGCTGGCCCGCCTTCGCCAGCTGGCCACCCACGAGATCGGCCACTCGATCGGCCTGCAGCACAATTTCGCCGCCAGCACCTATGGCGACCGCGCCTCGGTGATGGACTATCCGGCGCCCAAGATCGCGCTGAAGGACGGCAAGCTGGACTTCACCGACGCCTATGGCCGGGGTCTCGGGGCCTGGGACAAGTTCGCCATCGACTGGCTGTATAGCCCCGCGCCCGCCGGCGCCGACGAGAAGGCCTGGCTCAAGGCCAAGGCCGACAGGAGCCAGGCGGCCGGTCTGCGCTATGTCTCCGACGAGGACGCCCGCAGCGCCGACACGGCCCATCCGCTGGGCGCGGTCTGGGACAACGGAAGCGATCCGGTCGCCGAGCTGGATCACCTGATGGCGGTGCGCAAGGTCGCGCTGGACCGCTTCGGGCTCGGCAATCTGCCCAAGGGCGCATCGGTCGCCGACCTGCGCCGGGTGGTCGTGCCGATCTACATCTTCCATCGCTACCAGGTCGACGCGACCGCCAAGCTGGTCGGCGGGATCGACTTCACCTACGGCGCCGAGGGCGACGGCCATGAGGCCAGCAAGGTGGTTCCGGTCGCGCAGCAGGCCGCCGCCGTCGACGCCCTGCTGCGCACCCTGTCGCCCGCCGCGCTCGACCTTGGCGACAAGACGCTGGACGTGCTGAATGCGGGCCAGTCGCAGGGCAATGACAAGGCCTATGACATCGAGACCTTCGGCCAGGGCCCGGTCTTCGACCTGCCCGCCGCGTCCGAGGTGGCGGCGGACTTGGTCTGGAGCGCGCTGTTTGCGCCCGCACGCCTGAACCGCCTGGTCGAGGCCAAGCGTCGCGACCCGGCCCAACTGGGTCTCGAGGGCGTGATGGACAAGGCGTTCGCCGCCGTCGCCTTCGACGGCAAGGCCTCCGTGCGTCAGGCCGAATTGGCCCGGCGCGTGCGCCAACGTCTGGTCGTCAGCCTGGCCCAGGCCCTGAACGACAAGACCCTGTCGCCGACCGCGGCCGCCGTGATCCGCGCCCGCCTGGCCGACTGGGGCAAGGGCCTGACCAAGGCGGGCGCCGACGGCGCCGACCGCGCCCAGGCGCGGTTCCTGGCCGGGATCGTCGCCGACGAGACCGGCGCACGCCTGGCGGCCCTCGTCGAAGGCGGCAAGGCCAAGGTCGACATCCCGCCCGGCCCGCCGATCGGCGAGACGGACTGGTTCGGGGACATCCTGGCGAACTAG